One Aphidius gifuensis isolate YNYX2018 linkage group LG3, ASM1490517v1, whole genome shotgun sequence DNA window includes the following coding sequences:
- the LOC122853235 gene encoding probable nuclear hormone receptor HR3 isoform X3 has translation MEGNLSAPTWGADSTSPQPPEARTRSSLQQSENSHGNNIQDDRRVQANSIRAQIEIIPCKVCGDKSSGVHYGVITCEGCKGFFRRSQSSVVNYQCPRNKNCVVDRVNRNRCQYCRLQKCLRLGMSRDAVKFGRMSKKQREKVEDEVRFHRAQMRAASETAPDSSVFEHQTPSSSDQHHSYNGGYTYGGSEYASPGQGTGGSGYYNHQAMTNYELSADYVDSTTAYDPRPTQTQVDPLTPDTPSVTATGVIPSVVNTGKPLSASTTGSGTGSGGGNSGGSGGGGGDGVEGVSGAGNNVSNNNGGSNGNGNNCGGNGGTTNSGTLSGGGIVAVKQEASVDLASLGHGSYTMVDSTTFISGQQQRVNNTPEDDEVPNLPNPAQISELLSKTIADAHARTCLVSADIIQESFRKPQDLTKLIYYKNMAHEQLWLECAQKLTTVIQQIIEFAKMVPGFMKLSQDDQIVLLKAGSFELAVLRMSRYLDLQQNCVLYGDTMLPQNAFFTSDTAEMKLVSCVFEIARSVAELKLTETELALYSAAVLLSPDRPGLRGQSEITRLSQAVIRALRSELDRNHILPIKGDVTVCDALLAKLPQLREISLLHMDALAKFKRSQPHLEFPALHKELFSVDS, from the exons ATGGAGGGAAATTTATCGGCGCCAACCTGGGGTGCTGACAGCACGAGCCCGCAACCGCCGGAGGCGAGAACGAGATCGTCTTTACAACAGTCAGAAAATAGTCAtggaaataatattcaagatgATCGACGGGTCCAAGCCAATTCTATACGAg cccAGATCGAGATAATTCCGTGCAAGGTTTGCGGCGATAAAAGCAGTGGTGTTCACTATGGTGTTATAACATGCGAGGGTTGTAAAGGATTTTTTAGAAGATCACAATCATCTGTTGTCAACTATCAATGTccgagaaataaaaattgtgttgtTGATCGTGTCAATAGAAATCGGTGTCAATATTGCCGGCTTCAAAAGTGCCTACGACTCGGCATGTCCCGAGATG CTGTTAAATTTGGACGtatgtcaaaaaaacaaagagaAAAAGTTGAAGATGAGGTGAGATTTCACAGAGCGCAAATGAGAGCGGCATCTGAAACTGCACCGGATAGCAGTGTATTTGAACATCAAACACCAAGTAGTTCAGATCAACATCATTCATACAACGGCGG CTACACATATGGTGGAAGTGAATATGCATCACCAGGACAAGGAACAGGTGGATCTGGCTACTACAATCATCAGGCAATGACGAATTATGAATTGAGTGCTGATTATGTTGACAGTACGACGGCATATGATCCAAGACCGACCCAAACACAAGTTGATCCATTAACACCTGATACACCCTCAGTCACAGCAACTGGTGTAATACCCAGTGTTGTTAATACag gaaaaccACTTTCCGCATCGACAACCGGAAGCGGTACGGGTAGTGGAGGTGGTAACTCaggtggtagtggtggtggtggtggtgatggggTTGAGGGTGTAAGTGGTGCTGGCAATAATGTTAGTAACAATAATGGGGGTAGCAATGGAAATGGGAACAACTgtggtggtaatggtggtaCAACAAATAGTGGTACATTAAGTGGTGGTGGAATTGTTGCTGTTAAACAAGAAGCATCTGTAGATCTTGCAAGTCTAGGTCATGGCTCATACACGATGGTTGATTCAACGACATTCATCAGTGGCCAACAACAAAGGGTCAATAATACACCAGAAGATGATGAAGTTCCCAATCTACCCA ATCCGGCACAAATCAGCGAGCTGCTGTCAAAAACGATAGCAGATGCTCATGCGAGAACGTGCCTTGTATCAGCTGATATTATTCAAGAATCATTTCGTAAACCTCAAGATTTAACTAAATtgatatattacaaaaatatggCACATGAACAATTATGGCTTGAATGTGCACAAAAATTAACGACAGTTATACaacaaattattgaatttgcaAAAATGGTACCAGGTTTTATGAAACTATCACAAGATGATCAGATTGTTCTTCTCAAAGCTG GTTCTTTTGAGTTGGCTGTGCTACGTATGAGTAGGTACCTTGATCTTCAACAAAACTGTGTTCTTTATGGTGACACAATGTTACCACAAAATGCCTTTTTCACATCAGACACAGCTGAAATGAAACTTGTATCTTGTGTATTTGAAATTGCAAGAAGTGTAGCTGAGCTTAAACTCACAGAAACTGAACTTGCTCTTTATAGTGCAGCTGTTCTTTTAAGTCCAg ATCGACCTGGACTAAGAGGACAATCAGAAATAACAAGGTTATCACAAGCAGTAATAAGAGCCTTAAGATCAGAACTTGATCGTAATCATATATTACCAATAAAAGGTGATGTTACTGTTTGTGATGCTTTATTAGCAAAATTACCACAACTACGTGAAATATCACTTTTACATATGGATGCACTTGCTAAATTCAAAAGATCACAACCACATCTTGAATTTCCAGCACTTCACAAAGAGCTATTCAGTGTAGACAGCTGA